The following are from one region of the Salmo trutta chromosome 22, fSalTru1.1, whole genome shotgun sequence genome:
- the usp46 gene encoding ubiquitin carboxyl-terminal hydrolase 46, with translation MTVRNIASICNMGTNASALEKDIGPEQFPINEHYFGLVNFGNTCYCNSVLQALYFCRPFRENVLAYKAQQKKKENLLTCLADLFHSITTQKKKVGVIPPKKFISRLRKENDLFDNYMQQDAHEFLNYLLNTVADILLEEKKLNTVADILLEEKKQEKQNGRLKNNGTAITTETELENKTTEPTWVHDIFKGTLTNETRCLNCETVSSKDEDFLDLSVDVEQNTSITHCLRDFSNTETLCSEYKYYCETCCSKQEAQKRMRVKKLPMILALHLKRFKYMEQLHRYTKLSYRVVFPLELRLFNTSGDSVNLDRMYDLVAVVVHCGSGPNRGHYITIVKSHGFWLLFDDDIVEKIDAQAIEEFYGLTSDISKNSESGYILFYQSRE, from the exons ATGACTGTCAGAAATATCGCCTCCATTTGTAATATG GGCACCAATGCCTCTGCTCTGGAGAAAGACATTGGTCCAGAGCAGTTCCCAATCAACGAACACTACTTTGGATTGGTCAAC TTTGGGAACACTTGTTACTGTAACTCGGTGCTTCAGGCCCTGTACTTCTGCCGGCCCTTCCGGGAGAACGTGCTGGCCTACAAGGCCCagcagaagaagaaggagaacCTGCTCACGTGTCTGGCAGACCTCTTCCACAGCATCACCACCCAGAAGAAAAAGGTGGGAGTCATCCCGCCCAAGAAGTTCATCTCACGCCTGCGCAAGGAGAATG ACCTGTTTGATAACTACATGCAGCAGGACGCCCATGAGTTCCTCAACTACCTGCTGAACACGGTGGCAGACATCCTGCTGGAGGAGAAGAAGCTGAACACGGTGGCAGACATCCTGCTGGAGGAGAAGAAGCAGGAGAAGCAGAACGGACGCCTCAAGAACAACGGAACGGCCATCACCACGGAGACCGAGCTCGAGAACAAGACCACGGAGCCCACCTGGGTGCATGACATCTTCAAGGGCACGTTGACCAATGAGACGCGCTGCCTCAACTGTGAGACA GTCAGCAGCAAAGATGAGGACTTTCTGGATCTTTCTGTGGACGTAGAGCAGAATACATCAATAACACACTGTCTCAG GGACTTCAGTAACACAGAGACCTTGTGCAGTGAATACAAATACTACTGTGAGACATGCTGCAGCAAGCAGGAGGCCCAGAAACG GATGCGTGTAAAGAAGCTGCCTATGATCCTGGCCCTGCACCTGAAGCGATTTAAGTACATGGAGCAGCTGCACCGATACACCAAACTGTCCTATCGCGTTGTCTTCCCTCTGGAACTACGCCTCTTCAACACCTCTGGAGACTCTGTCAACCTCGACCGCATGTACGACCTGGTCGCTGTGGTCGTCCACTGTGGCAg TGGACCCAACAGAGGACACTACATCACCATAGTGAAGAGTCATGGCTTCTGGCTGCTGTTTGATGATGACATCGTGGAG AAAATCGATGCCCAGGCCATCGAAGAGTTCTATGGGTTGACGTCAGACATCTCCAAGAACTCAGAGTCTGGATACATCCTCTTCTATCAGTCCAGGGAGTAA